In one window of Pseudoalteromonas espejiana DSM 9414 DNA:
- a CDS encoding DMT family transporter has translation MKATLYTVIALIAFAANSLLCRMALAQGHIDAWNFTVIRLLSGAACLGLIMFFYTYKLKRQGAFDTAILNDTGSWRSSISLLIYALCFSIAYVELDTGTGALILFSAVQLTMIGWGIYKKERLSRVQWVAFFAALAGFVYLMLPSAAVPSLFGASLMALSGIAWGIYSIRGKVCVSPLRTTGFNFIRSLVAIPILLLVGMAYIKTVSLEGVLLASASGAIASGIGYSIWYVAMPLLKSTQAAVVQLCVPVLAAVAGVLFLSEQLIIEFVIASSVILGSVCVFILNKK, from the coding sequence TTGAAAGCCACTTTATACACAGTTATTGCTTTAATTGCGTTTGCCGCAAACTCATTACTTTGCAGAATGGCATTAGCGCAAGGGCATATAGATGCATGGAACTTTACTGTTATTCGTTTATTAAGTGGTGCGGCTTGCTTGGGCTTAATTATGTTTTTTTACACCTACAAACTAAAACGCCAAGGAGCATTTGATACTGCTATTTTAAACGATACTGGCAGCTGGCGAAGTAGTATTAGCTTATTAATTTATGCTCTATGTTTTTCGATAGCCTACGTAGAGCTCGATACAGGAACTGGCGCGCTTATTTTATTCTCGGCAGTGCAGTTGACCATGATAGGCTGGGGAATTTATAAAAAAGAGCGCTTAAGCCGCGTGCAATGGGTCGCCTTTTTTGCTGCGTTAGCTGGTTTTGTGTATTTAATGCTGCCTTCAGCGGCTGTGCCTTCACTTTTTGGTGCTTCGCTTATGGCCTTAAGTGGAATAGCGTGGGGTATTTATAGCATTCGCGGTAAAGTGTGCGTTTCACCGCTTCGTACTACGGGGTTTAACTTTATACGCAGTTTGGTGGCAATTCCTATTTTATTATTAGTGGGTATGGCCTATATAAAAACAGTGAGCTTAGAAGGTGTTTTATTGGCAAGTGCCTCTGGGGCTATTGCCTCCGGCATAGGTTACAGTATTTGGTATGTGGCTATGCCACTACTTAAAAGTACGCAAGCTGCTGTTGTGCAATTATGTGTGCCGGTACTTGCCGCAGTAGCCGGTGTGCTGTTTTTATCGGAGCAATTAATAATTGAATTTGTGATAGCAAGCTCAGTTATATTAGGCTCTGTATGTGTGTTTATATTAAATAAAAAGTAA
- a CDS encoding M15 family metallopeptidase — MAPTNHSLALCITGKSDTHLSAIQNHRLHSKIIDDFLALQNAAKTAGFELTIASSFRDFNRQAMIWNNKFSGRRPVLNKQQQQLDLSALTDIDKCTAIMLYSALPGASRHHLGTDLDIFDKAAVSDDYQLQLTPSEYLPGGPFAALSKWLDTHLAKFGFYRPYKHDLGGVAPELWHISHIQQSKLLAEALTEEVLFECINESDLLGKSAILKNLPALYKRFVTNVSPP, encoded by the coding sequence ATGGCGCCAACAAATCACTCATTAGCACTGTGTATTACAGGTAAAAGTGATACACATTTAAGTGCTATTCAAAATCATCGTTTACACAGTAAAATTATCGACGATTTTTTAGCGCTACAAAATGCCGCTAAAACAGCTGGATTTGAGCTGACCATTGCCTCGAGCTTCAGAGACTTTAATCGCCAAGCCATGATTTGGAACAATAAATTTTCGGGTCGTCGCCCTGTTTTAAACAAGCAGCAACAACAGCTTGATTTAAGCGCCTTAACCGATATAGATAAATGCACTGCTATTATGCTCTACTCTGCGCTACCAGGTGCAAGTAGGCATCATTTAGGCACTGATCTCGATATATTTGATAAAGCAGCCGTAAGTGATGATTACCAACTACAGCTAACGCCTTCAGAGTATTTACCGGGTGGGCCGTTTGCAGCGCTTAGCAAATGGCTTGATACACACTTAGCTAAATTTGGTTTTTACCGCCCTTACAAGCACGATTTAGGCGGTGTTGCCCCAGAGCTTTGGCATATAAGTCACATACAGCAATCAAAGTTATTAGCTGAAGCACTAACCGAAGAGGTTCTTTTTGAATGCATAAATGAGAGTGATTTACTGGGTAAGTCGGCTATTTTAAAAAATTTACCCGCACTCTATAAGCGTTTTGTAACTAATGTAAGCCCGCCTTAA
- the dapE gene encoding succinyl-diaminopimelate desuccinylase — protein MTNDVIALAQALIQRESVTPEDAGCQQMMNERLKAVGFNIESLFFTDTLNTWARKGTQSPHFCFAGHTDVVPTGPEKNWQHPPFSGLISDGLLHGRGAADMKGSLAAMLVATERFVTKNPNHKGSISFLITSDEEGPFINGTTRVIDTLEARGEKIDMCLVGEPSSRDVLGDVVKNGRRGSLTGFLKVKGVQGHVAYPHLAQNPIHIASPAITELSQTVWDNGNAFFPATSFQVSNINGGTGAGNVIPGELDVQFNFRFSTEVTHEQLQERVNTILQKHNLNYELSWIVNGLPFITEHGPLVDATVNAIKSVTGITTNLETTGGTSDGRFIAQTGAKVIELGPRNATIHKVDECVSTDDLIALADIYEQILEQLLT, from the coding sequence ATGACAAATGATGTAATTGCACTCGCACAAGCGCTTATTCAACGCGAATCGGTAACCCCAGAAGATGCGGGTTGCCAACAAATGATGAACGAGCGTTTAAAAGCAGTTGGCTTTAATATTGAGTCACTTTTTTTTACCGATACGCTTAATACATGGGCACGTAAAGGCACACAATCTCCGCACTTTTGTTTTGCAGGGCATACCGATGTAGTGCCTACTGGGCCTGAGAAAAACTGGCAGCACCCGCCTTTTTCTGGCTTAATTTCAGATGGCTTACTCCATGGCCGTGGCGCAGCCGATATGAAAGGCTCTTTAGCTGCAATGCTTGTTGCAACTGAGCGGTTTGTAACTAAAAACCCGAACCATAAAGGCTCTATCTCTTTTTTGATTACCTCAGACGAGGAAGGCCCATTTATTAATGGTACAACTCGCGTTATAGACACACTAGAAGCACGCGGTGAAAAAATTGACATGTGCCTGGTAGGTGAACCTTCATCACGTGATGTACTAGGCGATGTTGTAAAAAATGGCCGCCGTGGCTCGCTTACTGGTTTTTTAAAGGTAAAAGGCGTACAAGGCCATGTAGCTTACCCACATTTAGCACAAAACCCTATACATATAGCCTCCCCTGCAATAACTGAACTTAGCCAAACAGTGTGGGATAACGGCAATGCGTTTTTCCCTGCAACTAGCTTTCAGGTATCAAACATTAATGGCGGCACAGGCGCGGGGAATGTCATTCCTGGTGAGCTTGATGTGCAATTTAACTTTAGATTTAGTACCGAAGTTACACATGAGCAATTGCAAGAACGTGTTAATACTATTTTGCAAAAACACAATTTAAACTATGAGTTAAGTTGGATAGTGAATGGTTTACCCTTTATTACCGAACACGGGCCACTTGTTGATGCTACCGTAAACGCGATTAAATCTGTCACCGGGATTACGACTAACTTAGAAACCACGGGCGGTACTTCTGATGGGCGCTTTATTGCTCAAACAGGTGCTAAGGTTATCGAACTTGGCCCGCGTAATGCCACTATTCATAAAGTAGATGAATGCGTAAGCACCGACGATTTAATTGCCCTTGCTGATATTTATGAGCAAATACTAGAGCAACTGTTAACCTAA
- a CDS encoding ArsC family reductase: MITLYGISNCDTIKKAKKYLADNNIDYTFHDYRKDGVNEKMVSEFAKQLDWEQLVNKRGTTYRALSDEQKQSLTKVSAIELLVEQPAMIKRPVLVNNNSYHLGFIAAQYDEIFK, from the coding sequence ATGATCACTCTTTACGGCATTAGCAATTGCGACACAATTAAAAAAGCTAAAAAATACTTAGCCGATAACAACATAGACTATACCTTTCATGATTACCGAAAAGACGGTGTAAATGAAAAAATGGTCAGTGAGTTTGCCAAGCAGCTTGATTGGGAACAACTGGTTAATAAACGAGGTACAACGTATCGCGCACTTAGTGATGAACAAAAGCAAAGCCTTACTAAAGTGTCAGCAATTGAGCTTCTTGTTGAGCAGCCAGCAATGATAAAACGCCCTGTGCTCGTAAATAACAACAGCTACCACTTAGGATTTATAGCCGCGCAATACGATGAGATTTTTAAATAA
- a CDS encoding PTS glucose transporter subunit IIA, giving the protein MKATAVEYLAQNKLPATAIKITSPFSGKVMDLNQHPEPFFKFSTLGPTAMVSLSNHKILAPFDGTLVQVKNAGCEFILQANNGLKVLINLSITPEQHITHTHIAQLNGSKITKGQRLAYFDLRELDAPLIGSLVLLNGHNLGSFYYSHSHVNAGVDPLLSIIKKN; this is encoded by the coding sequence ATGAAAGCCACTGCTGTTGAATATTTGGCGCAAAACAAACTTCCCGCCACCGCAATAAAAATAACCAGCCCTTTTAGTGGCAAGGTGATGGATTTAAACCAACATCCTGAGCCTTTTTTCAAGTTCTCTACTTTAGGTCCTACCGCTATGGTTTCGCTAAGTAACCATAAAATTTTAGCCCCCTTTGATGGCACCTTAGTGCAAGTAAAAAATGCAGGGTGCGAGTTTATTCTGCAAGCCAATAATGGTCTAAAAGTATTGATAAATTTATCAATTACTCCAGAGCAACACATTACACACACACATATTGCACAGTTAAATGGCAGTAAAATTACAAAAGGGCAACGCTTAGCCTATTTTGATTTACGTGAGCTAGATGCACCTCTAATTGGTAGCTTAGTTTTATTAAATGGCCATAACTTAGGTAGCTTTTATTATTCACACTCGCATGTTAACGCGGGTGTAGACCCTTTATTATCAATTATTAAGAAGAATTGA
- a CDS encoding ACT domain-containing protein yields the protein MSKQTLQLHSTLLSIHSLEVDADIPGELLKLPLFFISKTHDELSIVCPSSFNIDCLDTEPDWQALEVVGPLGFSLTGIMANISGVLAKANISIFSISTYDTDYILVKKHTAQQAISALKSDGYNLVVDQ from the coding sequence ATGTCAAAACAAACATTACAATTACACAGCACACTTTTATCTATTCATAGTTTAGAGGTAGATGCTGACATTCCGGGCGAACTATTAAAATTACCATTATTTTTTATTTCTAAAACACATGATGAGTTATCAATAGTGTGCCCTAGCAGTTTTAATATAGATTGTTTAGATACCGAGCCTGACTGGCAAGCACTCGAAGTAGTAGGCCCTTTGGGATTTTCTTTAACAGGGATTATGGCAAATATCTCAGGCGTATTGGCCAAGGCTAATATTTCTATTTTTTCTATTTCGACTTACGATACAGATTACATTTTGGTAAAAAAGCATACTGCACAGCAAGCCATCAGTGCACTTAAAAGTGATGGTTATAACTTAGTGGTAGATCAATAA
- the pta gene encoding phosphate acetyltransferase produces MARRIMLIPVSTGVGLTSVSVGLVRALEQKTVKVNFFKPIAQPRTGETGPEKSTQIVMQGSSITPPTPFALNYAEQMIGDGKGDDLLEEIVERFESKINDDEVAIIEGMVPTRRQPYAGRVNREIAQTLGAEIVFVLTPGNYSITQIEDRLEIAAGYYGGIDHARVLGCIFNKVNAPLDEEGRARADLVDSYKPEELDHELNRLASLPIFRKNPFMLLGAIPWDFDLVAPRVKDLSAYLKATIINEGDMLHRRLRRITFCARTVSNILNHFTPGALLVTPGDRSDILVAACLSAMNGTKIGAILLTGGFEPEPRIMALCEQAMQTGLPILATDADTWRTSLLLHNFNMEVPSDDDQRIEKVKDHNAQYIDSDWLDTLAKSVGKTRKLSPPAFRYLLTDKARKAAKTVVLPEGNEPRTIKAAAICGQRGIAKTILLGEREEIMRIAEQQGIELNEHVSIIEPKSVINDYVAPMVEIRKSKGLTEVVAQEQLQDNVVLGTMMLEQGKVDGLVSGAVNTTANTIRPPLQLIKTAPGSSLVSSVFFMLLPDQVLVYGDCAINPDPNAEQLADIAIQSADSAAAFGIEPRVAMISYSTGTSGTGADVEKVREATQIAQQKRPDLIIDGPLQYDAAIMENVALKKAPNSPVAGKATVFIFPDLNTGNTTYKAVQRSADLISIGPMLQGMRKPVNDLSRGALVDDIVYTIALTAIQAAQVEALENA; encoded by the coding sequence ATGGCTCGTCGTATTATGTTAATACCGGTCTCTACCGGTGTTGGTTTAACCTCTGTTTCGGTTGGTTTAGTGCGCGCACTTGAGCAAAAAACAGTTAAAGTTAATTTTTTCAAACCTATTGCGCAACCTCGCACAGGCGAAACAGGCCCTGAAAAGTCAACGCAAATTGTTATGCAAGGCTCATCTATCACCCCGCCTACCCCATTTGCTTTAAACTACGCTGAGCAAATGATTGGTGATGGCAAAGGCGATGACTTACTAGAAGAAATTGTTGAACGCTTTGAAAGTAAAATAAACGATGACGAAGTAGCCATTATTGAAGGCATGGTACCTACGCGTCGTCAACCTTATGCTGGACGAGTAAATAGAGAAATTGCACAGACGTTAGGCGCAGAAATCGTATTTGTACTTACCCCAGGTAATTACAGTATTACGCAAATAGAAGATCGTCTAGAAATAGCCGCTGGCTACTATGGCGGTATAGACCACGCACGTGTATTAGGTTGTATATTTAATAAGGTAAACGCCCCTCTCGATGAAGAAGGCCGCGCCCGCGCAGATTTAGTTGATTCGTATAAACCTGAAGAGCTGGATCACGAACTAAATCGTTTAGCGTCTTTACCTATTTTTAGAAAAAATCCGTTTATGCTACTTGGTGCAATACCATGGGATTTTGACCTAGTTGCCCCGCGCGTAAAAGACTTAAGCGCGTATTTAAAAGCAACGATTATCAACGAAGGCGACATGCTACATCGTCGTTTGCGCCGTATTACATTTTGTGCTCGTACAGTATCTAACATTTTGAACCACTTTACTCCGGGTGCTTTATTAGTAACGCCAGGCGATCGCTCAGACATACTTGTCGCGGCGTGTTTATCAGCCATGAATGGTACTAAAATTGGTGCAATATTGCTTACCGGTGGTTTTGAGCCAGAGCCGCGTATAATGGCGCTGTGTGAGCAAGCAATGCAAACTGGCTTACCAATACTTGCAACTGATGCAGATACTTGGCGCACTTCGTTATTGCTCCATAACTTTAATATGGAAGTGCCAAGTGACGATGACCAACGCATCGAAAAAGTAAAAGATCATAACGCGCAATACATAGATTCAGACTGGTTAGATACGCTTGCTAAAAGTGTGGGTAAAACACGTAAGCTCTCTCCGCCTGCGTTTAGGTATTTACTTACCGATAAAGCACGTAAAGCAGCTAAAACCGTTGTACTGCCTGAAGGTAACGAGCCACGTACAATAAAAGCCGCTGCAATTTGTGGCCAACGTGGTATTGCAAAAACTATTTTATTAGGCGAACGTGAAGAAATTATGCGTATTGCCGAGCAGCAAGGTATAGAGCTTAACGAACATGTAAGCATTATTGAGCCTAAGTCGGTCATTAACGATTACGTTGCCCCTATGGTCGAAATTCGTAAAAGCAAAGGCCTAACAGAAGTGGTTGCGCAAGAGCAATTACAAGATAACGTTGTGCTTGGCACCATGATGCTTGAGCAAGGTAAAGTTGATGGTTTAGTATCAGGTGCGGTTAACACCACGGCCAATACTATTCGCCCTCCTTTACAGCTTATTAAAACAGCGCCGGGTTCATCACTTGTATCGTCGGTATTTTTTATGCTTTTACCTGACCAAGTACTTGTTTACGGTGATTGTGCAATAAACCCAGACCCTAATGCTGAACAATTGGCTGATATTGCAATTCAATCTGCCGACTCTGCTGCTGCATTTGGTATTGAGCCACGTGTTGCCATGATCAGCTACAGCACTGGTACGTCAGGTACAGGTGCCGATGTTGAAAAAGTACGTGAAGCGACACAAATTGCACAACAAAAACGCCCTGACCTAATTATTGATGGCCCGCTTCAATACGACGCGGCAATTATGGAAAACGTAGCACTTAAAAAGGCACCAAATAGCCCAGTAGCAGGGAAGGCAACGGTATTTATATTCCCAGATCTTAATACCGGTAATACCACTTACAAGGCTGTGCAACGAAGTGCCGACTTAATTAGTATTGGCCCAATGCTACAAGGAATGCGCAAACCTGTTAACGACTTAAGCCGCGGCGCTTTAGTAGATGACATTGTGTATACTATTGCTCTAACAGCCATTCAGGCTGCCCAAGTTGAAGCGCTTGAAAACGCATAA
- a CDS encoding acetate kinase, whose product MPTTPSKSQHVLVLNCGSSSLKFAIIDANNGHEIISGLAERLGSDTPSIKYKYQGNKTIIDLSANQAHAEAINTLVGLIKDHNLDEHLIAVGHRVVHGGEHFTKSALVDDKVIAGISDASSLAPLHGHANLLGISSAQASFAGLPQVAVFDTAFHQTMDKVAYLYALPYKLYTEHGVRRYGMHGTSHYYVAGQTAKLIGKQVEQSNFISAHLGNGCSVCAIKGGKSVDTSMGLTPLAGLVMGTRSGDIDPGLFNFLTTQLNYDAKQIDNLLNKESGLLGISELSNDCRTIEEAAVAGHEKAALALDIFCYRLAKQIAAYMVPLQTLDALIFTGGIGENSDIIREKVITQLAFLGLDCDKQANLDARFGNEGVISSATAATKAVVMPTNEEWVIALDAANIVKEL is encoded by the coding sequence ATGCCAACTACGCCTTCTAAGTCACAACACGTTTTAGTATTAAATTGTGGTAGTTCAAGTTTAAAATTTGCCATTATTGACGCTAATAACGGTCATGAAATCATTTCTGGCTTAGCTGAGCGACTTGGCTCAGACACTCCATCAATTAAATATAAGTACCAAGGCAATAAAACAATTATTGACCTAAGCGCTAATCAAGCACATGCAGAAGCCATTAATACGCTAGTGGGCTTAATAAAAGATCATAACTTAGATGAGCACTTAATTGCTGTAGGCCACCGCGTTGTTCATGGTGGCGAGCACTTTACAAAATCGGCATTAGTCGATGATAAAGTGATTGCAGGCATTTCAGATGCTTCAAGCCTTGCCCCACTCCACGGCCATGCAAATTTACTCGGTATTTCATCTGCGCAAGCTTCTTTTGCAGGTTTACCACAAGTTGCCGTGTTTGATACCGCGTTCCACCAAACAATGGACAAAGTAGCTTACCTATATGCCCTACCTTATAAGCTGTACACTGAGCACGGCGTTCGTCGTTACGGTATGCACGGTACAAGCCATTATTATGTGGCAGGTCAAACTGCTAAGTTAATTGGTAAACAGGTAGAGCAAAGTAACTTTATTAGTGCGCATTTAGGTAATGGTTGTTCGGTGTGTGCGATTAAAGGTGGCAAAAGTGTTGATACCAGCATGGGCTTAACGCCGTTAGCAGGTTTAGTTATGGGTACTCGCAGTGGCGACATAGACCCAGGCTTATTTAATTTTTTAACAACACAGCTTAATTACGACGCAAAACAAATCGATAACCTACTCAATAAAGAAAGTGGTTTGCTAGGTATAAGCGAGCTTTCAAACGACTGTAGAACAATTGAAGAAGCCGCAGTTGCAGGTCACGAAAAAGCAGCGCTAGCCCTTGATATTTTTTGCTACCGCCTTGCAAAACAAATTGCAGCATACATGGTGCCATTACAAACATTAGATGCACTTATTTTTACCGGCGGCATAGGTGAAAACTCAGATATTATCCGCGAAAAAGTAATTACTCAGCTGGCATTTTTAGGGTTAGATTGCGACAAGCAAGCCAACCTAGACGCACGCTTTGGCAATGAAGGCGTTATTAGTTCTGCGACTGCAGCAACTAAAGCCGTTGTTATGCCAACCAATGAAGAGTGGGTTATTGCTCTTGATGCTGCAAACATTGTAAAGGAGCTTTAA
- the yfbV gene encoding terminus macrodomain insulation protein YfbV: protein MQKSVMSQLQTGRLYAKKWPMRKELAPLFNEFKVIKATELAITVMPILAMLTLFFQLNYLGPDFLPQAIASALFFLSLPLQGLFWLGKRAQTELEPNMQKWYNDLYTKMVANGYQAQLSENKPRYMELASLLKDMFDKMDKAFTKEQF from the coding sequence ATGCAAAAAAGTGTGATGTCACAATTACAAACGGGTAGGTTATACGCAAAAAAATGGCCTATGCGTAAAGAGTTAGCGCCGCTGTTTAATGAGTTTAAAGTCATTAAAGCAACTGAGCTGGCAATTACTGTAATGCCTATTTTGGCAATGCTTACTCTTTTTTTTCAGCTTAACTATTTAGGCCCTGACTTTTTACCGCAAGCGATTGCCAGCGCTTTGTTTTTTTTATCCCTCCCGCTACAAGGCTTATTTTGGTTAGGTAAACGCGCCCAAACTGAGCTAGAGCCAAACATGCAAAAATGGTACAACGATTTGTATACCAAAATGGTCGCAAATGGCTACCAAGCACAGTTAAGTGAAAACAAGCCCCGTTATATGGAGCTTGCTAGTTTATTAAAAGATATGTTTGATAAAATGGATAAAGCGTTTACTAAAGAGCAATTTTAG
- a CDS encoding putative RNA methyltransferase, with the protein MSLQYQCPLCNTSLAKHGATLRCSNNHSFDFAKEGYVNLLPVQQKNSKQPGDSLEMVQARRAFLERGFYGFLQRALSNIISELNPNLLIDLGCGEGFYTHAVAANTQAAVYGVDISKSAVKYAAKRYPNCHFSVASISTAPFKQKAADALLSVFAPLFDQELARLAAPGATLIVASPGPWHLKELKEYIYADVAKHTEIDTPNGFEKAAQTLITEHVTLNFSDIKNLIMMTPFAWKFRPEHWAALEEKGEHNVTLSFYITQFTKIAL; encoded by the coding sequence ATGAGTCTGCAATACCAATGCCCACTATGTAACACCTCACTTGCAAAGCATGGGGCAACACTTCGCTGCAGCAATAATCACAGTTTTGATTTTGCTAAAGAAGGCTATGTAAACCTATTACCTGTACAACAAAAAAACTCCAAGCAGCCTGGCGACTCGTTAGAAATGGTGCAAGCACGGCGTGCATTTTTAGAACGTGGATTTTATGGCTTTTTACAACGCGCATTAAGTAATATTATTAGCGAGCTTAATCCTAATTTGCTCATAGACCTAGGCTGTGGCGAAGGCTTTTATACACACGCTGTTGCAGCGAACACGCAAGCCGCAGTTTATGGTGTAGATATATCTAAATCAGCAGTTAAATACGCTGCAAAACGCTACCCCAATTGCCATTTTAGCGTTGCTTCTATTAGTACAGCGCCTTTTAAACAGAAAGCAGCAGACGCCCTACTGAGTGTGTTTGCTCCGCTGTTCGATCAAGAATTGGCTCGTTTAGCAGCGCCAGGGGCCACATTAATTGTCGCAAGCCCAGGGCCTTGGCATCTCAAAGAGCTAAAAGAATATATTTACGCTGATGTAGCAAAGCACACCGAAATTGATACACCCAATGGTTTTGAAAAAGCAGCGCAAACGCTCATTACAGAGCATGTAACGCTTAACTTTTCAGACATTAAAAATTTAATAATGATGACGCCATTTGCGTGGAAGTTCAGACCCGAGCACTGGGCAGCACTCGAAGAAAAAGGTGAGCATAATGTCACCTTATCATTTTATATAACTCAGTTTACTAAAATTGCTCTTTAG
- a CDS encoding energy-coupling factor ABC transporter permease, which translates to MFTDITQGLLWALVLIITFISFDKNTYKALYTTPARQTGVLACALVFAVLWQIKAGILTGLDLHILGVTAATLILGWRLTILCSLLASGLLFSFGQIDLELLPLQLLIGAFIPTVLSYLSFILSYQYLPRHFFVYIFVCAFITAGFIACIKISLGALFYLAIGQYNWQELADNYVYLSAIIWFPEAMLNGMAITIMITYRPHWVKTFYDKDYLGQ; encoded by the coding sequence ATGTTTACTGACATTACACAAGGGCTACTTTGGGCCCTTGTTTTAATCATTACCTTTATAAGTTTTGATAAAAACACCTACAAAGCACTTTATACTACGCCTGCACGCCAAACGGGTGTGCTGGCGTGTGCGCTCGTTTTTGCTGTTCTTTGGCAAATTAAAGCCGGTATTTTAACTGGGCTTGATTTACACATTTTAGGCGTAACCGCAGCTACTTTAATTTTAGGTTGGCGGTTAACTATTTTATGCAGCTTACTCGCATCTGGATTATTATTCTCTTTTGGCCAAATAGATCTCGAGTTACTTCCTCTGCAGCTGTTAATTGGTGCATTTATTCCTACAGTATTAAGCTACCTTAGCTTTATACTGAGCTATCAGTATTTACCTCGTCACTTTTTTGTATACATATTTGTTTGCGCGTTTATAACCGCCGGTTTTATTGCGTGTATAAAAATAAGCTTAGGCGCTTTATTTTACTTAGCGATAGGGCAGTACAATTGGCAAGAATTAGCAGATAACTACGTATATTTAAGTGCAATCATTTGGTTTCCTGAGGCAATGCTCAACGGTATGGCCATAACCATTATGATTACTTATCGACCGCACTGGGTCAAAACATTTTACGATAAGGACTACCTAGGCCAATGA
- the xthA gene encoding exodeoxyribonuclease III, with the protein MKVISFNINGLRARLHQLQAIIDKHQPDVIGLQEIKVHDEAFPLEDVEKMGYHVYFHGQKAHYGVAMLCKKEPKSVLKGFATDTEESQKRMISVTVEQDNGRDLTVMNGYFPQGDNINHETKFPYKRQFYKDLMTHLETNHTPDQDVIVMGDINISPTDLDIGIGDVNAKRWLKTGKCSFQPEEREWLATLLNWGFKDTFREQNPETNDQYSWFDYRSKGFVDNRGLRIDVVLATHDLAARCVDTGIDYELRGIEKPSDHAPIWSTFK; encoded by the coding sequence ATGAAGGTTATTTCTTTCAATATCAATGGTCTGCGCGCACGCTTACATCAGTTACAAGCAATTATAGATAAACATCAGCCAGACGTAATTGGGCTGCAAGAAATTAAAGTTCATGATGAAGCATTCCCGCTAGAAGACGTTGAGAAGATGGGGTATCACGTTTATTTTCATGGCCAAAAAGCTCACTATGGTGTGGCAATGTTATGCAAAAAAGAGCCAAAATCGGTCTTAAAAGGGTTTGCAACAGATACCGAAGAGTCTCAAAAGCGCATGATAAGTGTGACCGTAGAGCAAGATAACGGCCGTGACTTAACTGTAATGAATGGTTATTTCCCTCAAGGTGACAACATTAACCATGAAACAAAGTTTCCTTATAAACGCCAGTTTTACAAAGACTTAATGACCCACCTTGAAACTAACCACACTCCAGATCAAGACGTAATTGTAATGGGCGACATAAACATCTCCCCTACCGACCTAGATATTGGCATCGGTGATGTAAACGCTAAGCGCTGGTTAAAAACAGGTAAATGCTCTTTCCAACCAGAAGAGCGTGAGTGGTTAGCAACATTATTAAATTGGGGCTTTAAAGATACTTTTAGAGAGCAAAACCCCGAAACAAACGATCAATACTCTTGGTTTGATTACCGCTCTAAAGGGTTTGTTGATAATAGAGGCTTACGTATTGACGTAGTACTTGCTACGCACGACCTTGCTGCTCGTTGTGTAGATACAGGGATAGATTATGAACTGCGCGGAATTGAAAAGCCGTCGGATCATGCACCTATTTGGTCTACTTTTAAATAG
- a CDS encoding exonuclease III has translation MKTQLLLATALLASASVSAQSNTYFSQDNKLESKLCVLSANEGFTAARKEAAQHGVYLSRFSKSVLCNGQDIRDIAKKATSSQVKESKVEVFAKDAHQETQLCMTALKKGLAPVRQKIGNLNSLKCNGQNVTEFVKRYQNAAI, from the coding sequence ATGAAAACACAATTACTTTTAGCTACTGCATTATTAGCGTCTGCATCTGTATCTGCACAAAGCAACACTTACTTCAGCCAAGATAACAAACTTGAGTCTAAGTTATGTGTTTTAAGTGCGAATGAAGGTTTTACTGCGGCTCGTAAAGAAGCTGCACAACACGGTGTTTACTTATCGCGTTTTTCAAAAAGTGTATTATGTAATGGCCAAGACATTCGTGACATTGCTAAAAAAGCAACGTCTAGCCAAGTAAAAGAATCAAAGGTTGAAGTATTCGCTAAAGATGCTCACCAAGAAACACAGTTATGTATGACTGCACTTAAAAAAGGTTTAGCGCCAGTACGTCAAAAAATTGGTAATTTAAACTCTTTAAAGTGTAATGGTCAAAACGTAACTGAGTTTGTAAAGCGTTACCAAAACGCTGCCATTTAA